From Poecile atricapillus isolate bPoeAtr1 chromosome Z, bPoeAtr1.hap1, whole genome shotgun sequence, one genomic window encodes:
- the NUDT12 gene encoding NAD-capped RNA hydrolase NUDT12 isoform X3, whose amino-acid sequence MRPEGTAGQPLCTVLEMDTLRCDRSIINKSRQTALDIAKFWGYKHIANLLANVKGGQKPSFLSNYVKEYENYFGMTLLDRRSDKRTDSKWLSEKQSHPSTVYILFSDLSPLVTLGGERESSQQPEVKLCRLHHKDVEECMNQTEECTLVFLGVELQYDVNLMPACSGRVLQEEDGLVAWFALSIGSASAEKFKQKHEDCYFLHPPMPALLQLPEKEAGVIAQARSVLAWHSRYRFCPTCGSATKIEEGGYKKTCLKEDCPSLQGVHNTSYPRVDPVVIMQVIHPDGNHCLLGRQKRFPPGMFSCLAGFVEPGETIGDAVRREVEEETGVKVSHVQYVSCQPWPMPSSLMIGCLAVAVSTEIEVDKNEIEDARWFTREQVVEVLIKGNQHSFFVPPSRAIAHQLIKHWIGMNANL is encoded by the exons GTGTGACCGATCCATCATTAATAAATCAAGGCAGACAGCTCTGGACATTGCTAAATTTTGGGGATACAAACACATAGCTAATTTGTTGGCTAATGTGAAAGGTGGTCAGAAACCTAGTTTTTTGTCAAATTATGTGAAAgaatatgaaaattattttgggatGACGCTTCTGGACAGAAGGAGTGATAAAAGAACAGATTCCAAGTGGCTAAGTGAAAAACAAAGCCATCCATCTACAGTATACATCCTCTTCTCAGATCTAAGTCCCTTGGTTACTTTgggtggggaaagagagagctCACAGCAACCAGAAGTAAAGCTTTGCAGGCTGCACCACAAGGATGTGGAAGAGTGCATGAACCAAACCGAAGAATGTACCTTGGTTTTTCTTGGAGTTGAACTTCAGTATGATGTGAACCTGATGCCTGCTTGCAGTGGAAGAGTTCTGCAAGAAGAAGATGGGTTAGTTGCTTGGTTTGCTCTTAGCATAGGTTCCGCTTCTGCTGAAAAATTTAAACAGAAGCATGAGGATTGTTACTTTCTTCATCCGCCAATGCCAGCATTACTGCAGTTACCTGAAAAAGAAGCTG GAGTAATAGCCCAGGCAAGATCTGTTCTAGCATGGCACAGCCGCTACCGATTCTGCCCAACATGTGGGAGTGCAACCAAGATTGAAGAAGGGGGTTACAAGAAAACTTGCTTAAAAGAAGATTGTCCCAGTCTCCAAGGAGTTCACAACACATCATATCCAAGAGTTG ATCCAGTTGTGATAATGCAAGTCATCCATCCAGATGGGAACCACTGCCTTTTAGGTAGGCAGAAGAGGTTTCCCCCAGGAATGTTTTCCTGCCTTGCTGGATTTGTAGAACCTG GCGAAACCATAGGAGATGCTGTTAGAAGAGAAGTAGAGGAGGAGACTGGAGTCAAAGTTTCCCATGTTCAGTATGTCTCTTGTCAGCCATGGCCAATGCCCTCCTCCCTAATGATTGGCTGCTTAGCTGTTGCAGTGTCTACAGAAATTGAAGTCGACAAAAATGAAATAGAGGATGCCCGCTGGTTCACTAGAGAACAG GTTGTGGAAGTTCTCATTAAAGGAAACCAGCATTCTTTCTTTGTACCACCAAGCCGAGCTATTGCACACCAGTTGATAAAACATTGGATTGGAATGAATGCtaatctttaa